One stretch of Cyanobium sp. Tous-M-B4 DNA includes these proteins:
- a CDS encoding phosphatidate cytidylyltransferase, whose protein sequence is MIPPTQPAKPRTATSLPRLLSGWLAGGFGFVVVMLGGWWFTVAVGVIVHLGLLEFFRMAQFKGIRPATKTTLVAVQLLLVTTQLASGSGLLGGGWFAGDVAAAVLPASGAVICGWLLLQPVTGTIADIAASIFGLFYLGFLPSYWIRLRDLAGDALAPNLAGQPWPASAGLALTLLACFLIVATDIGSYVIGRRLGRHPLSPISPGKTVEGALGGVACAVAVGAFGGTLIGWSWGWLIGAVLGAVVALFALVGDLTESMMKRDAGLKDSGDAIPGHGGILDRIDSYLFVPAVVYSLVTLVLPLLQG, encoded by the coding sequence TTGATACCTCCTACCCAGCCAGCTAAACCCCGCACCGCCACCTCCTTACCCCGGCTGTTGAGCGGCTGGCTGGCTGGGGGCTTTGGCTTCGTGGTGGTGATGCTTGGGGGCTGGTGGTTCACGGTGGCCGTGGGGGTGATCGTGCACTTGGGGCTGCTGGAGTTCTTCCGGATGGCCCAGTTCAAGGGGATCCGGCCCGCCACCAAAACCACCCTGGTGGCGGTGCAGCTGCTGCTGGTCACCACCCAGCTGGCCAGTGGCAGTGGCTTATTGGGTGGCGGTTGGTTTGCCGGTGATGTGGCCGCAGCTGTGCTGCCGGCCTCTGGGGCGGTGATCTGCGGCTGGCTGCTGTTGCAGCCGGTCACCGGCACCATCGCCGACATCGCGGCTTCAATTTTCGGGCTGTTTTACCTGGGTTTTCTGCCCAGCTACTGGATACGTCTGCGCGACCTGGCCGGAGACGCTCTGGCGCCCAACCTGGCCGGCCAGCCCTGGCCCGCCAGTGCCGGCCTCGCCCTCACCCTGCTGGCCTGCTTCTTGATAGTTGCCACCGACATCGGCTCCTACGTGATCGGCCGCCGGCTGGGGCGCCATCCGCTTTCGCCAATCTCCCCTGGCAAAACGGTGGAGGGGGCCCTGGGCGGGGTGGCCTGTGCGGTGGCGGTGGGTGCTTTCGGCGGCACCTTGATCGGCTGGAGCTGGGGCTGGCTGATCGGTGCGGTGCTCGGGGCGGTGGTGGCCCTGTTTGCCCTGGTGGGTGATCTCACCGAATCGATGATGAAGCGCGATGCAGGCCTAAAGGATTCCGGTGATGCCATTCCTGGGCATGGCGGGATCCTGGATCGAATCGACAGTTATTTGTTTGTGCCGGCGGTGGTTTACTCGCTGGTAACCCTGGTGTTGCCCCTCTTGCAGGGCTAG
- a CDS encoding alpha/beta fold hydrolase encodes MNSEPTAQQALVAAAASSLLDPQGRALAAQVQWWPLPELGGEGPWPVAVLGEGPPVLLLHGFDSSFLEFRRLAPLLASGVQLFIPDLYGFGFCPRPSGGDYSPSGVLRHLEVLAREIGSRNPAPLGLIGASMGGSVAVELARRLPEQVNRLLLLAPAGLTGRPMPLPPLLDGLGVRFLALPGVRRGLCRTAFADPDAAVGAAELEIASLHLQSPGWADALRRFARSGGFAGAGAPLPHQPIKVLWGANDRILRAPQKRAALALLGERVLELDACGHLPHLDQTATVAATWLDAPSQQ; translated from the coding sequence GTGAACAGCGAGCCCACAGCCCAGCAAGCCCTGGTGGCGGCAGCGGCCAGCAGCCTGCTGGATCCCCAGGGCAGGGCCCTGGCAGCGCAGGTGCAGTGGTGGCCCCTGCCTGAACTCGGCGGTGAGGGGCCCTGGCCTGTGGCCGTGCTGGGCGAGGGGCCACCGGTGTTGCTGCTGCATGGCTTTGATAGTTCCTTCCTGGAATTCCGGCGTCTGGCCCCCCTGCTGGCCAGCGGCGTGCAGCTATTCATTCCCGACCTGTACGGCTTTGGCTTCTGCCCAAGGCCCAGCGGCGGCGATTACAGCCCCAGCGGCGTGCTGCGCCACCTGGAGGTTTTGGCGCGGGAAATTGGCAGCCGCAATCCCGCCCCCCTCGGCCTGATCGGTGCCTCGATGGGTGGCTCGGTGGCGGTGGAGCTGGCCCGACGCCTGCCCGAGCAGGTGAATCGGCTATTGCTGCTGGCTCCAGCCGGCCTAACTGGCCGTCCCATGCCCCTGCCGCCCCTGCTCGATGGCCTAGGCGTGCGCTTTCTGGCCCTACCAGGGGTGCGCCGGGGCCTTTGCCGCACCGCCTTCGCCGATCCGGACGCCGCCGTGGGAGCTGCCGAACTGGAGATCGCCTCGCTGCACCTGCAAAGCCCTGGCTGGGCTGATGCCCTGCGGCGCTTTGCCCGCTCCGGTGGCTTCGCCGGCGCCGGCGCCCCCCTGCCCCACCAACCAATCAAGGTGCTGTGGGGCGCCAATGACCGCATCCTGCGGGCACCCCAGAAGCGGGCGGCCCTGGCCCTGTTAGGAGAGCGGGTGCTTGAGCTGGATGCCTGCGGCCACCTACCGCACCTCGATCAGACCGCCACCGTCGCCGCCACCTGGCTCGACGCCCCTTCCCAGCAATGA
- a CDS encoding iron-containing alcohol dehydrogenase family protein: MSNSLSQHAIAPAEVLRGPGAWLQGIPRLAALGQRPLVLGRSVVTARLRQQLVADLHQAGLEPHCAELQFDCCEEDLQPVAAICQKQGCDAVVAIGGGKVLDAGKLLAHRLSLPCITVPTSAATCAGWTALANIYSAEGAFLGDVALARCPDLLIFDHDLVRQAPARTLASGIADAMAKWYESSVSSGASGDGLVQQAVQMARVLRDQLMLEAEFALQDPHGPAWERVAEACGLSAGLIGGIGGARCRTVAAHAVHNGLTQLEASHGRLHGEKVGFGILVQLRLEEVLGGNQLAGQSRRQLLPLFRKLGLPVSLEELGLAEAGLHQLQQACAFACRDDSDLHHLPFAVGPNDLLAALVSTCSSERQPA, from the coding sequence ATGAGCAACTCCCTGAGCCAACACGCCATCGCACCTGCAGAGGTGTTGAGGGGCCCTGGAGCTTGGCTCCAGGGCATCCCGCGGCTAGCTGCCCTGGGCCAGCGCCCCCTGGTGCTGGGTCGCAGCGTCGTAACAGCCCGGCTGAGGCAGCAGCTGGTTGCCGACTTACATCAGGCTGGGCTTGAGCCACACTGCGCCGAGTTGCAGTTCGACTGCTGCGAAGAAGACCTGCAACCGGTCGCCGCGATTTGTCAAAAGCAAGGCTGCGATGCAGTTGTGGCCATTGGTGGCGGCAAGGTGCTCGATGCCGGCAAGCTGCTGGCCCACCGGCTAAGCCTGCCTTGCATCACCGTGCCCACCAGTGCGGCCACCTGCGCGGGCTGGACTGCCCTGGCAAACATCTATTCAGCTGAAGGTGCCTTTCTGGGCGATGTGGCCTTGGCCCGCTGCCCAGATCTGCTCATCTTTGACCACGACCTGGTCCGCCAAGCCCCAGCACGCACCTTGGCAAGCGGCATCGCCGACGCCATGGCCAAGTGGTATGAGTCGTCGGTGAGCAGTGGCGCCAGCGGCGATGGCCTGGTGCAGCAAGCGGTTCAGATGGCCCGGGTGCTGCGCGACCAACTCATGCTGGAAGCCGAATTTGCCCTCCAGGATCCCCACGGCCCCGCCTGGGAGCGGGTGGCTGAAGCCTGCGGCCTCAGCGCTGGCTTGATCGGCGGTATTGGGGGAGCCCGCTGCCGCACCGTGGCCGCCCATGCCGTTCACAACGGCCTCACCCAACTGGAGGCCAGCCATGGCCGCCTACATGGCGAAAAAGTGGGCTTCGGGATCCTGGTGCAGCTGCGGCTGGAGGAGGTGCTCGGCGGCAACCAGCTGGCCGGCCAATCCCGGCGCCAGCTGCTGCCCCTGTTCCGCAAGCTCGGCCTGCCGGTGAGCCTGGAGGAGCTTGGCCTGGCTGAGGCAGGTCTGCACCAGCTGCAGCAGGCCTGCGCCTTTGCCTGCCGCGACGATTCCGATCTGCACCACCTGCCCTTTGCCGTAGGGCCCAACGACCTACTGGCCGCCCTGGTGAGCACCTGCAGCAGCGAGCGCCAGCCCGCGTGA
- a CDS encoding ATP-dependent Clp protease ATP-binding subunit: protein MFERFTEKAIKVIMLAQEEARRLGHNFVGTEQILLGLIGEGTGVAAKVLKSMGVNLKDARVEVEKIIGRGSGFVAVEIPFTPRAKRVLELSLEEARQLGHNYIGTEHLLLGLIREGEGVAARVLENLGVDLAKVRTQVIRMLGETAEVAAGGGSGKGSTKTPTLDEFGSNLTQQAADGKLDPVVGRQNEIERVIQILGRRTKNNPVLIGEPGVGKTAIAEGLAQRINSGDIPDILEDKRVLTLDIGLLVAGTKYRGEFEERLKKIMEEIRSAGNVILVIDEVHTLIGAGAAEGAIDAANILKPALARGELQCIGATTLDEYRKHIERDAALERRFQPVMVGEPSVIDTIEILRGLKDRYEAHHRLIIADEALIAAATLGDRYISDRFLPDKAIDLVDEAGSRVRLMNSKLPPAAKEADKQLRAVQKDKEQAVREQDFTKAGELRDKEVELREQIRSILQTRKDEEPAAEAVTAEAGSSAPIAVFEGAADGDRTPMVTEEDIAHIVASWTGVPVQKLTESETAKLLNMEETLHQRLIGQDEAVKAVSRAIRRARVGLKNPNRPIASFIFSGPTGVGKTELTKSLAAYFFGSEEAMIRLDMSEFMERHTVSKLIGSPPGYVGFNEGGQLTEAVRRRPYTVVLFDEIEKAHPDVFNLLLQLLEDGRLTDSKGRTVDFKNTLIIMTSNIGSKVIEKGGGGLGFEFGGGDADETNYNRIRSLVNEELKQYFRPEFLNRLDEIIVFRQLNRDEVKDIAEIMLKEVFSRMLEKGIALSVTEAFKERLVEEGYNPSYGARPLRRAVMRLLEDSLAEEFLTGRIGDGDSALVDVNEDKQVVIRKQAALPAEPELAAAGV, encoded by the coding sequence ATGTTCGAGCGGTTTACTGAGAAAGCCATCAAGGTGATCATGCTGGCCCAAGAGGAGGCCCGCCGCCTTGGCCACAACTTTGTGGGCACCGAACAGATCCTGCTTGGCCTGATCGGTGAGGGAACTGGCGTTGCCGCCAAGGTGCTCAAGTCGATGGGGGTGAACCTCAAAGATGCCCGCGTTGAGGTTGAAAAAATCATCGGCAGAGGCTCAGGCTTCGTTGCCGTGGAGATCCCCTTCACGCCTCGCGCCAAGCGAGTTCTGGAACTCTCCTTAGAAGAAGCTCGCCAGCTTGGTCACAACTACATCGGCACCGAGCACCTGCTGCTTGGCTTGATCCGTGAGGGTGAGGGTGTAGCTGCTCGGGTCCTGGAAAATCTTGGCGTTGATCTGGCCAAGGTGCGCACCCAGGTGATCCGCATGCTGGGCGAAACAGCCGAGGTAGCCGCCGGTGGTGGCAGCGGCAAGGGCTCCACCAAAACACCAACCCTCGACGAGTTTGGCAGCAATCTCACCCAGCAGGCCGCCGACGGCAAGCTCGATCCGGTGGTGGGTCGTCAGAACGAAATTGAGCGTGTAATCCAAATACTGGGTCGTCGTACTAAGAATAATCCGGTGCTAATTGGCGAGCCTGGCGTAGGCAAAACAGCCATCGCCGAAGGCTTGGCTCAGCGAATCAATTCTGGTGATATTCCAGACATCCTCGAAGACAAACGAGTTCTCACCTTGGACATCGGCCTGCTGGTGGCAGGCACCAAATATCGGGGTGAATTTGAGGAGCGCCTCAAAAAAATCATGGAGGAGATCCGCAGCGCCGGCAATGTAATCCTCGTGATCGATGAGGTGCATACCTTAATTGGCGCAGGTGCGGCAGAAGGTGCTATCGATGCCGCCAACATTCTCAAGCCTGCCCTAGCCCGGGGTGAACTTCAATGCATCGGCGCCACCACCCTTGATGAGTACCGCAAACACATCGAGCGCGACGCGGCCCTAGAGCGCCGCTTCCAGCCGGTGATGGTGGGCGAGCCTTCCGTTATTGACACGATCGAAATTCTGCGTGGTCTGAAGGATCGCTACGAAGCTCACCACCGCCTCATAATTGCCGATGAGGCCCTAATTGCGGCAGCCACCCTAGGCGACCGCTACATCTCTGATCGCTTCCTACCAGACAAGGCAATCGACCTGGTAGACGAAGCCGGCAGCCGGGTGCGGCTGATGAATTCCAAGTTGCCGCCTGCCGCTAAGGAAGCTGATAAGCAGCTGCGCGCTGTCCAGAAAGACAAAGAACAGGCCGTGCGGGAGCAAGACTTCACCAAGGCAGGTGAGTTGCGCGATAAGGAAGTAGAGCTGCGCGAGCAGATTCGTTCAATCCTGCAGACCCGCAAAGATGAGGAGCCAGCAGCTGAGGCCGTGACTGCTGAGGCCGGTAGCAGTGCACCCATAGCAGTGTTTGAGGGTGCCGCCGATGGCGACCGCACGCCCATGGTTACGGAGGAAGACATCGCCCACATCGTTGCCTCCTGGACCGGTGTGCCTGTTCAGAAGCTCACCGAAAGCGAGACAGCCAAGCTGCTGAACATGGAGGAGACCCTCCACCAGCGCTTGATTGGCCAAGACGAAGCCGTTAAGGCCGTGTCCCGTGCCATCCGCCGGGCCCGGGTTGGGCTGAAAAATCCCAACCGCCCGATTGCCAGCTTTATCTTCTCCGGCCCAACCGGCGTTGGTAAAACCGAGCTCACCAAGTCCCTGGCGGCTTACTTTTTCGGCAGCGAAGAAGCCATGATCCGGCTTGACATGTCGGAATTCATGGAGCGCCACACGGTCAGCAAGCTGATCGGCTCGCCTCCAGGCTATGTGGGCTTCAATGAAGGTGGCCAGCTCACCGAGGCTGTACGCCGCCGTCCCTACACCGTGGTGCTATTCGACGAGATCGAAAAAGCACACCCCGATGTGTTCAACCTGCTGCTGCAACTGCTCGAAGACGGTCGCCTGACCGATTCCAAGGGCCGCACGGTGGACTTTAAGAACACCCTGATAATTATGACCTCGAACATTGGTTCGAAGGTGATTGAAAAGGGCGGCGGCGGCCTCGGCTTCGAGTTTGGCGGTGGTGATGCAGATGAGACCAACTACAACCGCATTCGCTCGCTAGTTAATGAGGAGCTGAAGCAATACTTCCGCCCTGAATTCCTCAATCGCCTCGACGAAATCATTGTCTTCCGTCAGCTCAACCGCGACGAGGTCAAGGATATTGCCGAGATCATGCTCAAGGAGGTGTTCAGCCGGATGTTGGAGAAGGGCATTGCCCTATCAGTTACGGAAGCCTTTAAGGAACGGCTGGTCGAGGAGGGCTACAACCCCTCCTACGGCGCCCGTCCCCTACGCCGAGCTGTGATGCGGCTGCTTGAAGATTCGCTGGCCGAGGAATTCCTCACCGGACGGATTGGCGATGGCGACTCCGCCTTGGTCGATGTCAATGAAGACAAGCAGGTAGTGATCCGCAAGCAGGCAGCCCTGCCGGCCGAGCCGGAATTGGCTGCGGCTGGAGTTTGA
- the rimI gene encoding ribosomal protein S18-alanine N-acetyltransferase: MNVRTSLAALHQAALAPEHLEACLGLDQASLGGLWNRAQWQTELAEQRRPGVGLWQGQQLLAMASGWLVVDELHITVVAVDPEQRRRGFGQQVLKALLLEAGQQGALHATLEVAPANTAAVALYRRLGFRDAGVRRGYYRNGEDALIQWLRLSDLNNA; the protein is encoded by the coding sequence ATGAATGTAAGGACCTCCCTGGCGGCGCTGCACCAGGCGGCCCTGGCTCCTGAGCACCTGGAGGCCTGCTTAGGCCTCGACCAGGCCAGCCTCGGCGGCCTCTGGAACCGCGCCCAGTGGCAGACCGAGCTGGCGGAGCAGCGGCGCCCCGGGGTGGGACTTTGGCAAGGGCAGCAGCTGCTGGCCATGGCTAGCGGATGGCTGGTGGTGGATGAACTGCACATCACCGTGGTGGCGGTGGATCCGGAGCAGCGGCGCCGGGGCTTCGGCCAGCAGGTGCTGAAGGCCCTGCTGCTGGAGGCCGGGCAGCAGGGGGCCCTGCACGCCACCCTGGAAGTAGCCCCGGCAAACACTGCAGCAGTGGCCCTATACCGCCGCCTGGGCTTCCGTGATGCGGGAGTGCGTCGCGGTTACTACCGCAATGGCGAAGACGCCCTGATCCAATGGCTGCGGTTATCTGACCTGAATAATGCGTAG
- the cdaA gene encoding diadenylate cyclase CdaA, whose protein sequence is MIGPQLGELLRLIDLRLLLDLLFAFGLGVLVLGRVTEARTLWLLRGYLLLVALAWVVQRYANLPLTSKLVDALVLACSLALAILWQGELRRLMELLGTGRIGVLFGSRSQDQLGSGSVAVLSEAAGRLSQARRGGLIVVDLGSDLRPEDFLNPGIGLDAKLSVDLLLNLFAADTPLHDGAVLVKSNRIVAAGVILPLSRQGINRYGTRHLAALGLTERFDQCLAIVVSEETGTLSLASQGRLERPITSSRLHDLLSQALALPVGRSVVKDTPESRG, encoded by the coding sequence GTGATCGGGCCGCAACTGGGTGAGTTGCTAAGGCTGATCGATTTGCGCTTGCTACTTGATCTGCTATTCGCCTTCGGCCTGGGTGTGCTTGTGCTGGGCCGGGTCACCGAGGCCCGCACCCTCTGGCTGCTGCGTGGCTATTTGTTGCTGGTGGCCCTGGCCTGGGTGGTGCAGCGCTACGCCAACCTGCCGCTCACCAGCAAGCTTGTTGATGCCCTGGTGCTGGCCTGCAGCCTCGCCCTGGCGATTCTCTGGCAGGGGGAGCTGCGCAGGCTGATGGAGCTGCTGGGCACCGGCCGCATCGGGGTTCTGTTTGGCAGCCGCAGCCAAGACCAACTGGGATCGGGATCGGTGGCGGTTCTAAGTGAGGCTGCCGGCCGCCTTTCCCAGGCCCGCCGCGGCGGCTTGATCGTGGTGGATCTGGGCAGCGACCTGCGTCCCGAAGACTTCTTGAATCCCGGCATTGGCCTCGACGCCAAGCTGTCGGTGGATTTGCTGCTCAACCTGTTCGCCGCTGACACGCCGCTGCACGACGGTGCCGTGCTGGTGAAGTCCAACCGCATCGTCGCCGCCGGTGTGATCCTGCCCCTATCCCGCCAGGGCATCAACCGCTATGGCACCCGCCATCTGGCGGCTCTGGGTCTGACCGAGCGCTTCGATCAGTGCCTGGCGATCGTTGTGTCGGAGGAAACCGGCACCCTGTCGCTGGCGAGTCAGGGCCGCCTCGAGCGGCCGATTACCAGCAGCCGTCTGCACGACCTGCTCAGCCAGGCCCTGGCCTTGCCTGTTGGGCGTAGCGTGGTGAAGGACACGCCGGAATCCCGCGGATGA
- the lysA gene encoding diaminopimelate decarboxylase, with protein MLTSHEPAALLNPFESDRDPHSPNRNLTPLTTALDSEGRLLVGGCLLSDLARDYGTPLYVLDEATLRGTCRAYREALAQHYPGPSLAIYASKANSSLAITALVASEGLGLDAVSAGELLTALQGGMPAERIVLHGNNKSREELALAAEQGVTVVADNWRDLELLAALAPDLQRPVQLMLRFTPGIECHTHEYIRTGHLDSKFGFDPDQLEAVLQHLVTCSWAQLTGLHAHIGSQIFELQPHRDLAGVMADALALARSLGHPVVDLNVGGGLGIRYTTSDDPPSISEWVRTVAEAVVVACQERGLELPRLLCEPGRSLVASAGVTLYELGSRKDIPGLRTYLSVDGGMSDNPRPITYQSQYTAVLADRPTAEASETVTVAGKHCESGDVLLKDLALPPAGSGDVLVVFATGAYNASMSSNYNRIPRPAAVLVHDGFADLVQRREQPEDLLRYDVLPTRLRSVR; from the coding sequence ATGCTGACCTCCCATGAGCCCGCTGCGCTGCTGAATCCCTTTGAAAGCGATAGGGATCCCCATAGTCCTAATCGCAATCTCACCCCCCTCACCACTGCCCTCGATAGTGAGGGGCGCCTATTGGTGGGTGGCTGCCTGCTGAGCGACCTGGCCCGCGATTACGGCACACCTTTATATGTGCTCGATGAAGCCACCCTGCGGGGCACCTGCCGGGCCTACCGGGAAGCCCTCGCCCAGCACTACCCAGGGCCGTCCCTAGCCATCTACGCCTCCAAGGCCAATAGCTCCTTGGCCATAACTGCCCTGGTGGCATCCGAAGGCCTGGGGCTTGATGCGGTTTCTGCTGGCGAGTTGCTCACAGCCCTGCAGGGGGGCATGCCGGCGGAGCGCATCGTGCTGCACGGCAACAACAAGAGCCGCGAAGAGCTGGCCCTGGCAGCCGAGCAGGGCGTCACGGTGGTGGCTGACAACTGGCGCGATCTTGAGCTGCTGGCTGCCCTGGCCCCTGACTTGCAGCGACCTGTGCAGCTGATGCTGCGTTTTACGCCGGGCATTGAGTGCCACACCCATGAGTACATCCGCACCGGCCACCTCGACAGCAAGTTTGGCTTTGATCCCGACCAGCTCGAGGCGGTGCTGCAGCACCTGGTGACCTGTTCCTGGGCCCAGCTCACCGGGTTGCACGCCCATATCGGCTCCCAGATTTTCGAGCTCCAGCCCCACCGCGATCTGGCTGGCGTGATGGCCGACGCCCTGGCCTTGGCCCGCTCCCTGGGGCACCCGGTGGTTGATCTCAACGTGGGCGGTGGCCTGGGTATTCGCTACACCACCAGCGACGATCCGCCGAGCATCAGTGAGTGGGTGCGCACCGTGGCTGAGGCGGTGGTGGTGGCCTGTCAGGAGCGGGGGCTGGAGCTGCCCCGCCTGCTCTGTGAGCCGGGGCGTTCCCTGGTGGCCAGTGCCGGGGTCACCCTCTACGAGCTGGGCAGCCGCAAGGACATCCCCGGCCTCCGCACCTACCTCTCGGTGGACGGCGGCATGAGCGACAACCCCCGGCCGATCACTTACCAGTCCCAATACACGGCGGTATTGGCCGATCGCCCCACGGCCGAGGCCAGCGAAACCGTCACCGTGGCTGGTAAGCACTGCGAATCTGGCGACGTGCTGCTCAAGGATTTGGCCCTGCCGCCAGCTGGCAGCGGCGATGTGTTGGTGGTTTTTGCCACCGGCGCTTACAACGCCTCGATGAGCTCCAACTACAACCGCATCCCTCGGCCAGCGGCGGTGTTGGTCCACGACGGGTTCGCTGATTTGGTGCAGCGCCGCGAGCAGCCGGAAGACCTACTGCGCTACGACGTTTTGCCAACTCGGTTGCGATCGGTAAGGTGA
- a CDS encoding isoprenyl transferase — MSRALATTTATAPEVVTPGLDPARLPSHVAVIMDGNGRWAKQRNLPRVMGHREGVEALKRTLRLCSDWGISALTAYAFSTENWSRPGEEVSFLMALFERVLARELQSLEQEQVRIRFLGDLEPLPEGLQRLIADATERTAANTGIHFNVCTNYGGRAELVRAAQRLARRCVAGELDPAAIDEQQLAAELHTAGECDPDLLIRTSGERRISNFLLWQLAYAEIHITDVLWPDFNQAALLDALLDYQGRQRRFGGVEPC; from the coding sequence ATGAGTCGCGCCCTGGCGACCACCACTGCGACTGCCCCCGAGGTAGTGACGCCTGGCCTTGATCCGGCGAGGTTGCCCAGCCATGTGGCCGTGATCATGGACGGCAATGGCCGCTGGGCAAAGCAGCGCAATCTTCCCCGGGTGATGGGCCACCGTGAAGGGGTTGAGGCCCTTAAGCGCACCTTGCGGCTCTGCAGCGACTGGGGCATCAGCGCCCTCACCGCCTACGCCTTTTCCACCGAAAACTGGAGCCGCCCTGGCGAGGAGGTGAGCTTTCTGATGGCCCTGTTTGAGCGGGTGCTGGCCCGCGAGCTTCAATCCCTGGAGCAGGAGCAGGTGCGGATTCGCTTTCTTGGCGATCTTGAGCCCCTGCCGGAGGGGCTGCAGCGCCTGATTGCCGATGCCACCGAGCGCACGGCAGCTAATACCGGCATTCACTTCAACGTTTGCACCAACTACGGCGGCCGAGCCGAGCTGGTGCGGGCTGCCCAGCGGCTGGCGCGGCGCTGCGTGGCTGGGGAACTAGATCCTGCCGCAATCGATGAGCAGCAGCTCGCCGCCGAGCTGCACACCGCTGGTGAGTGCGATCCGGATCTGCTGATCCGCACCAGTGGCGAGAGGCGCATCAGCAATTTCCTGCTTTGGCAGCTCGCCTACGCCGAAATCCACATCACCGATGTGCTCTGGCCCGATTTCAATCAGGCGGCCCTGCTCGATGCCCTGCTCGACTACCAAGGCCGCCAGCGCCGCTTTGGTGGTGTCGAACCCTGCTGA
- the cbiT gene encoding precorrin-6Y C5,15-methyltransferase subunit CbiT — translation MDSSAAADLGQASQQPTYQWDFVTPGLPDSAFEDAPGFSPTPMELRVMLLAHLRPRADSLVWDVGGGTGALALEIARLMPRGAVHTLERDPDAIELLEQNRRRFGITNLHIHAGAAPDDLDQLPAHPDRVLLEVGRPLGDVLLAVWEALVPRGRLVISTASLEGLVDATDTLGQLAACDVQVVQATVHRMQRRGSQAKLAAAEPLFLIAAERSASSETS, via the coding sequence ATGGATTCCAGTGCCGCGGCCGATCTAGGCCAAGCTTCCCAGCAGCCGACCTACCAGTGGGATTTCGTCACCCCTGGGCTGCCGGATAGTGCCTTTGAAGACGCTCCGGGCTTCAGCCCCACCCCCATGGAGCTGAGGGTGATGCTGCTGGCCCATCTGCGCCCCCGCGCCGATTCCCTGGTGTGGGATGTGGGCGGCGGCACTGGTGCCCTGGCCCTGGAAATCGCCCGGCTGATGCCCAGGGGGGCAGTGCATACCCTCGAGCGCGACCCCGATGCCATCGAGTTGTTGGAGCAAAACCGACGCCGCTTTGGCATCACCAACCTGCACATCCACGCTGGCGCTGCGCCGGATGATCTGGACCAGCTGCCCGCCCACCCAGATCGGGTGCTGCTGGAGGTGGGACGGCCCTTGGGTGATGTGCTGCTGGCGGTATGGGAAGCGCTGGTGCCCCGCGGGCGCTTGGTGATCAGCACCGCCAGCCTGGAGGGCTTGGTGGATGCCACCGATACCCTTGGCCAGCTGGCGGCCTGCGATGTGCAGGTGGTGCAGGCCACCGTGCACCGCATGCAACGGCGCGGCAGCCAGGCCAAATTGGCTGCGGCCGAACCACTGTTTTTGATTGCTGCCGAGCGCTCAGCTAGCTCGGAGACCTCCTGA
- a CDS encoding DUF2993 domain-containing protein: protein MSSSDDKPGGPVMQLLASGLQLWVRQQCQSIGSLDIQLQGTGLQLLRGRLAGVQLLARRVIYRDLHFELVELSSGPIQVHSGNLLKGQPLQLERAFEIQGQVSFTADGLTRSLSAPQWRALGDGLGEALLGIVPLVELRMCRDNLVFAARALGAPDLVELATTVLAARGSIEIRSVDGEVSSRLPMDPGIHISDARIEAGMVQLIGTAQVSP, encoded by the coding sequence ATGAGCAGCAGCGACGACAAACCAGGCGGGCCGGTGATGCAGCTGCTGGCCAGCGGCCTGCAGCTCTGGGTGCGCCAGCAGTGCCAGTCCATCGGCAGTCTCGATATCCAGCTGCAAGGAACTGGCTTGCAGTTACTGCGCGGTCGTCTGGCCGGCGTGCAACTGCTGGCCCGCCGGGTGATCTACAGGGACCTCCACTTCGAGCTGGTGGAGCTAAGCAGCGGTCCCATCCAGGTGCACAGCGGCAACCTGCTCAAGGGCCAACCGCTGCAGCTGGAGCGGGCCTTCGAGATCCAGGGCCAGGTGAGTTTCACCGCCGACGGCCTCACCCGCTCCCTCAGCGCCCCCCAGTGGCGCGCCCTAGGCGATGGCCTGGGCGAGGCCCTGCTTGGCATCGTGCCCCTGGTGGAGCTGCGCATGTGCCGCGACAACCTGGTGTTTGCCGCCCGAGCCCTTGGGGCTCCCGACTTGGTCGAGCTCGCCACCACCGTGCTGGCAGCTAGGGGCAGCATCGAAATTCGCTCCGTTGACGGCGAGGTCAGCAGCAGGCTGCCGATGGATCCCGGCATCCACATCAGCGATGCCCGCATAGAGGCAGGCATGGTGCAGCTGATTGGCACGGCCCAGGTGAGCCCTTAG